The segment CGCATCGGGCAGAGGCTCCACCATCGGCGAGGCTTCGGCGTCGGGAGTCCGCTTCGGTGCCCATTCTTGCGACGTCGTCGCGGGCTTCGACTCGGCAGGTTCCTCTCGATGGATCGCTGGGCTCTCGATCTCCACCGGCTCGCCCGGCCCGACGATTCGTTCGATGCCGACGGCCGCCACAATCTCGTGGATGATCGGAACCTCTGCGACGTCGGCGACTTCGACACCCACGCCGACCGCGGCTGCAGCGGCGCTCGCGCCGAGTACCGCCTTCGTGCCGAACGCCAGTGAAACGACGGCGGCCTTCTTGCCGGCGGAGACCCGACGAACGCTGACATCTGAAGGGGCGCCGCGCTCAAGGAACGCAGCCAACGAGGGCGACACCTCCAATTCGGCGTCCGATACGAGGGCACGGCCAGCGCGCTCGAGCGCGCCGCCGACGACGGGATCGACTCCTTCGAGTTCACGAGCTTCTTCGGCGAGTGAGAGGTTCACGCTCATGACAACGTCGCCTCCGGCCGGAGAGATACGGGCGAGTCGTTGATTCGTTTCGAAATGGTTCGGAGGGCCCGGTGCTGTAGCGCCTTGACTGCGCCTTGGGGCTTCTCGACGATCTCGGCGACCTCGGCGATCGACAGATCAGCCACGATCCGCAGCGCAATCACCTCTCGTTGATCGGACGTGAGCGTTGCCAACAGCGCCGTCAATTCTGCCGCGCCGATCTCGCTCAACGCCGCGTCGGCAGTGTCGTCCAGAGCAACCACGCGGCAACCACCCGCCGGCTCGGCAACCAGGGTCGGCCGTCGATCGCGATGTCGGGCCTCGTCGATGAGCAGGTTCCGGCAGATGGCGAAGCACCACGCCCGGAATCCGGCCTCATCGCCCTCGAAGTCGTCGACCCTGCCGAACACCCGAAGAAGACACTCGCTGACCATCGCGTCGGCATCGGCGGAACCTCGCGCCCGAGCGAAGGCCAACAACTGGCTGCTGACACGACGGAACAGCGCATCGAAACCCTCCGTCTGCCCTTCGCGTGCGAGCGCGAGAGCCCCGTCGAATGTGGCCGCGGCTCGTCGCCTTCGGCTCGCTGAAAGACGGGACATATCTGGTATTTCGGCTTGCTCGCGGCGGGAATGAGCCGAATGGCCTGCGTTCTTGAATCATCTGGCCCATGTCGCGCCACCTGTCCGACACGTTTCCCTTTGCGTGACTCACGACTCAGCCGACAAGCACGAACGAAAATGGGGCGACGACCGCGGTGCGTCGCTGGTCGAGTTCGCCATGGTTGCGCCCCTGCTGTTGCTTCTGCTCTTCGGCATCGTCGAGTTCGGTCTGCTTTTCGGCCAGAAGCTGGATGTGAGCCAGGGAGCCCGGGAAGGCGCGCGGCTCGCCTCGGTCAACTACCAGGAGACCGCAGGCTCGACCGGCGCCACCCAGTCGTCGGAGATCGTCGCCACCGTCTGCAGTCGGATGGAGGTGGCCGCCGACACGACCGTCACGATCGATCTCAGCGGCGGAACCGCGGTGGGCGACATCATCACACTCACGGTCGAGGCGCCGGCCCAGCCAGTGACCGGGGTGTTCGACCCATGGCTCGCGTCGCGACCCATCGCCAGTGAGGTCGACGTCCGCCTCGAGCAGGCAGCCACCTACGACGCCACGACACAGCAGGCGTGCCCGTGAATCGCCGCCACGCCGCCAGTCCCGGCTCCGTCTGCGAACACGAACGGGGGGCGACGCTGCCGATGTTCGCCATCAGCCTGCTCGTCCTCTTGGCCATGAGCGCATTCGCCACCGACCTGGGACTGCTCTACGTCGAACGGCGCCAGACCCAGTCCGCTGCCGATTCCGGCGTACTCGGTGGCGCCCTCGATCTGGCCAACGGCCTGACCACGGCGTCGGAGGCCAGCGCTGCTCTTGTGCGCACCAACTTGCGGACGACCTACACCGACGCTGAATGGGTCGCGCTCTGGTCGTCGTGCAGCGACGCAGAGGCACTCCCCTACACCGGAACGGTGCTCGGCACCGCGACGAACTGCATCAGCGCCGATGGGCTCAGCCGGTACCGCGTGGTCGTACCCGACCAGATCGTTCCCGCCGCGTTCTCCTCGGCCGTCGGCATCGAGCAGTTCTCGACCGGCGCCTTCGCCGAGGTCGAAGTGACACTGAGCGGCGTCGGCGGTGTGCTGCCATTCGCCGTGCTCAGCAATGCGCCTTCCGGCGGCCTGATCTGCCTTCGCTCGGCATCCTCTGGCACCGCGTCACCGCCTTGTTCCGGCTCGGAATCAGGCAACTTCGGCGCACTCGAAGTCGCCCAGTGGGGCAACCCGCAGTACGGCACCCAGAACATCCCGTGCAACATCAGCAAGGGCGACCAGTTGATGGTGAACCTGTCCGTGGGGATCGACCATTTCATCACGCCTTTCAACATCGGCGGCCCGGAGATCATCGACTCGTGCGCCAAGCCCTTCGGCCCGAATGCACTCCCCACCTTCCAGGGCATCGGTGGCGGACTCTTCACCGGCATGATCGCCGGCGACACGGTCGCCGGCACCTTCTTTCCGGGACGGCTCACCCTGACCGGCGGCCACACGCAAGGCCTGAAGTGGAAGCACAGCACGTTCCAGGTCGACGACGTACCCCTGTGGGAGTACATCCCGTACGGCAAAGGGTCGACGGTTCCTGCGAACTGCACTCGGGAGAGCTTCGATCTGACCGTGTCCACGAGTGGCCACGCTGCGGCCGAGACCCAGATGGGCACGTGCCTCACCGACTTCCAGGCTGGCGGTGCCACGACGCCGCTCTTCGACATCGACGGGGACGGCGACAACGAACCTGACATCGTGTTCTCTGCCCGCTATGGGGCCGTGCCCCAGTTCCACGAGACGTCGTTCCCGTCGGGCAACAGCGCCCCGCTCCACATCCAGAACTTTCGTGCCGTGTTCATCAACGGGCTCTACGCCGGCTGCAACGGGTCGGGGTGTTCGACGATCTATACGCCGGGCTCCGGGTCGGGAACAATCACCCTCCCCAACGGCAGTGCACCGGTCGATCAGGTCACCGGCTGGCTCCTCCCCGATTCGACGCTCCCGGCCTCGTTGCTCGAGAACGGTGTGCTCGGGAGCCTCGGCGCATTCCAGGTCCGCCTCTCCCGCTGACTCGGGGCACCGCCCGGTAGTCTCACGCCCAGAACGGGACGTGGCGCAGCTCGGTAGCGCACCTGCTTTGGGAGCAGGGGGTCGGGAGTTCAAATCTCCCCGTCCCGACAACGAACAGGAGTGACCCCGACCGCCCGGTAGGCGAAGAGGGGGCCACCGGCCGTCGACCCCCGTTAGCCGTCGCCGAGGCCGACGTCTTGTCGTAGTCGATCGAGTACGGCGTCGGCGAGGAGGTCGGCGCCGTCGAGACCGAGGTGGATGCCGTCCTCCTGACGGAGGTCGAGCACCTCTCCGTCGATCTGCACGATGTCCTGGAACCGCCCGGCCGCGTCGCCCAGAACCGGCGTGGCATCGATGAACGTCACCAACGGATTCTCGGCGGCCTCCTCCGCGTAGATCCCGTTGAGGTGCGCCATCCTCGCGGCGAATCCCGCGTCTCGCATCGGCGGCTGACCGACCCAGTACACGCGGCCACCACGGGCCGTCATGAGGTCCATGACCTCAGCCACCCGACGTCGGTACTCGGCGTCCCATCCGTCCTCGTCGTCGATCTGGAACACGTCGCCCGCCGGGGTCACGATTCCCTGCGAATCGTTGGCCCCGAACGTCACGACCATGATCTCGGGATCGAGCTCGTCGATCACACCTGCGAGATGGGCCGGCCAATCGAAGTAGTCCGGGCGGGTCAGACCCGAGTTGATGCGATAGTCGAGCGTGCTGACGAAGTCGCCACTCGTGTCGGCCGCCCGCACGAGCGCAATGCCCAGCTCCTGCATGAGGGAGTCGCCGCCGACGTAGGTGACGAAGGGCGTTCCGTCGACATGGCTACGGGTCGTCGGAGGAGGAGGCGCAGTCGTCGAAGCGGCGGCGCCAGAGGCACCTTCGGCATCATCGGCCGACGAGGCGGTCGTCGCGTCGTCAGACCCTTCGCCATCGGCATGCACACCGGGGCCGGTGTCGTCGCGCCCGAGCGCATTGTCGAGCTCCCGGCGAGGGAACGTGATCTGCAGCGCGTCTGCGACGTTGTCGATCGGTTCCCACACCACAAGAGCACGATCTCTCGACGGGCCGAACGGAAGCCGTTCCGCATCGGCGCGCAGCGCGCCGGCGTTGAACAGCATTGCGAACAGCAGCCCGAGCGCCCCGATGGCGACGACCTCGAACGCCGTCATCGTCGGCCCGCGGGTGCCATCACCCGGGCGCCGCCGGGCACGGGCCACGACGACGGCCGCCCGGAACACCGCGAACCGGCCGAGGCGGGGGCGCTCGTCACCATCGGGGCGGTCGGCCGGGGTCGGTCGGGGGCGGCGGTCGTCGGACATCGTCAGAACTGGAAGTAGATGAACGGGGCGACGCCTTCGGGACCGAGAGCGTCGATCACGGTGAGGGCAGCCGCGATGACGAGGGCGAGGAGTGCGACGGGCATGCGGGCGAGGACCCGGTCCGCTTCCCTCGGATACGACGCTGGCACGAACTGGGAGACGAGCGAGAGTCCGATCACGAGTACCAACAATCCGGTGATCGCCGGCGTGGGGCCGAATTGGGTCATGATCCGGCCGATCATGTTCCACGCGTCGCCGATGGTCGGGGCACGAAAGAAGATCCACGCAAGACAGACGATGTGGAAGGTGAGAACCCACTGGAGCCCGGCGACCACGGGCGCGGGCAGACCAATGGGCTTCCACCGGGCCCGGAGATACCGCTCTGCGACCATCGCGGCCCCGTGGATCGCTCCCCAGACGACGAACGTCCACGCCGCGCCGTGCCAGAGCCCGCCGAGCACCATCGTGAGCGCGAGATTGCGGTAGGTGAGCAGGTTGCCACGGCGGTTTCCGCCGAGGGAGATGTAGAGGTAGTCCCGCAACCACCTCGACAGGGTGAGATGCCACCGACGCCAGAACTCCTGGATGCTGCGCGAGATGTACGGGGCGTCGAAGTTCTGGGGAAACCGGAATCCCATGAGCAGGGCACAGCCGATGGCGATGTCGGTGTAGCCGCTGAAGTCGGCGTAGATCTGGATCGCGTAGGCGTAGACCGCAACGAGAATCTCGAGGGAGGTGTGGCGATCGGGCAGCGCGAACACCGGATCGACGATCTCGGAAGCCAGATAGCTCGAGACGACGACCTTCTTGAACAAGCCGACGAGAATCAGCCGTATCCCTTCCGGCGCCTCGACCCGACGGGGATCACCCGGCGTATCGAGCTGCGGAGCGAACTCGGTGGCCCGGACGATCGGGCCGGCGACGAGCTGCGGAAAGAACGAGAGGTAGACCGCGAAGTCGAGCAGCGCCATCGGTGCGATCTCGCGCCGATGAACGTCGATGACATAGCTCATGGCCTGGAAGGTGAAGAACGAGATCCCGACCGGAAGGATGATCTGGATGGCCGGAGGATCGACCGGGAGTCCCAGGTTGCCCAGGAGATCGGTGGCCGACGCAGTGAAGAAGTCGAAGTACTTGAAGAACCCGAGAAGACCGAGGTTCGCCGCCACTGCGACGCGGACCACCCGACGGCTCGACGCCGTGGGCTCGCCGTCCTCGCCGGCCAGTGCCCGCACCGCGCCGGCGAGGAACCAGTTGCCGACGATCGACACCGCGAGCAACACCACGAACCGGGCGTCCCAGTAGCCGTAGAAGAAGAAGCTCGCCGAGAGGACGAACACCCGCCAGGCGAGCGCGTGAGGTCGCAGGAGCCAGCTGAGCGGCAGGACCACCGCGAAGAACAGCGCGAAGGCGAAGGTGGGGAACAGCACGCTTCAGCCCTCGTCTCCCGGCGACGGGATCACGAGCGATCGGTGATCGTGTCGACCGGACCGGCGGCCACCCACCACAGCCATGTGGACAACACTGTTCTCTCCCCCCGTCCGGAAGAGTAGTCAGTCGCAGACCCGGTGGTCGGGCACAGCTTCCGGCGATGCGCTGTCGCTGTTTGCCCGGCGAGCAAAGTGGGAAGGACGGCGGCTCGTGCACCACACAACCCGCTCGGAAGGAACAAGCCCATGAGACGGCTCCTGCGACGGGTTGCTGTCCGCGACACCGCGGTGAGCGAGGCACTCGTCAGGCACCACCCGCGCATCGTGGACGCGGGCCTCGCCCGGTTGAGCAATGCAGCGGATCACTCCAAGCTCTGGGTCGGTCTGGGCGCCGTCCTCGCCGCCTCGGGGTCGCGGCGCGGGCGCCGTGCCGCGCAACGCGGACTTCTCGCTGTCTCGTTGGCATCGGCGGTGACCAACGGAGTATTGAAACCGCTGCTGCCCCGACCGCGGCCACCGGTCCGAGGTGAAGGGTTCGTCTCACTCGTCCGCCGACCGTCGTCGTCGTCCTTTCCCTCGGGCCATGCGGCCTCCGCCGCTGCGTTCGCCACCGCGGTGGCGCTCGAGTCCCCCGCCGCAGCGGCGCCCATCGGCGCGTTGGCGGCACTGGTGGCCTATTCCCGGATCTCCACCGGTGTCCACTACCCGAGCGACGTCCTGGTGGGTGGCGCCGTCGGGGCGGCGGTTGCCGTCGGCACCACGAGGCTGTGGCCCCGAGTCGACCCGTCGCCGGCCGAGGCCAGACCCGCGTGGACGACCATTGGCTCCGAGCCCACACCCGACGGTGCCGGCGTCGTCATCGTGGTGAACGCCGCCGCCGGACCCGATGCCCACGCAGCCGACATCGCCACGATCGAGGCCGCGCTTCCGGCAGCCCGGATCATCCGGGTCGAAGAACCGGCGGAGCTCGACGATGCCTACGTGGAAGCCGGCCGATCCGCCGTCGCCCTCGGCGTGCTCGGGGGCGATGGCACCATCAGTGGCGCAGCCGCCGCCGCGCTCGATGCGGACGTCCCCCTCGCGGTCTTCCCCGGCGGCACCCTGAACCACTTCGCCCGCGATCTCGGCATCGACACCGTCGACGATGCCATCGATGCAGTGCGCCAGGGCAACCTCGTCGAGGTCGACGTCGGCACCATCGACGGCCGTGTCTTTCTCAACACCGCCAGCTTCGGCGGTTACTCGGAGTTCGTCGAGGCCCGCCACGACGACGAGAACCGGATCGGCAAGTGGCCGGCCACGGCTGTCGCCCTGGCCCGGGTGCTCACCTCGGGCACGCCGACCACCGTCTCCCTCGACGACGAGACGAGGACCATCTGGATGATCTTCATCGGGAACTGCGCGTACGACCCTCCGGGATTCTCCCCCGCGAGTCGCGCCCGGCTCGACGACCGCACTCTGGACCTGCGGGTGATCGACGGTACCGCCCCTCGGGCCCGGCTGAGGTTGATCGCCGCCGTGGCGACCGGTCGTCTCGGCCGATCGGAGGTCTACACCCGACGCCTGGTCGAACGACTCGCGGTCGACGTCGGCACGCCGACCGCGACGCTCGCCGCCGATGGCGAGACCTTCGACGGCAACGGCTCGTTCGTCGTGACCAAGGACGATCGCCGACTGCGGACATTCGCTCCCGCCGATTGATCCTCACGGCGAGGGAACGGCTTCCCCCAGGTCGGGCGGGGAACTCGTGAGTTTCGCCTTCACCGGACCGAGGCGTTCCTCGTGCTCGCCAGGAGCAGCGGTTCGACCCGCCCCTCACCGATCGCCTGGCTGACAGCGATCTCGTCGTCCTCGGACTCGACGAGTGAGCCGTTCTGCCACGTCGGCGGCGGCGGCAGGGCCGGGGCCGCCGGACCGGCGTCGAGCGACCATCCGGTCGTGACGAACAGGTGATGGAGTTGGGCCCGGCTCGGGAACCGACTTCCGCCAATGCGCTCCTCGATGCCGCTGGTGCTCACGTAGGAGATCGACAGCAACACCGGGGCGACACGGGCGACCTCGCGCAGCACCGCGCCGGGCTCGTCGACCACCGACAGAACGCCGAGCAGGAGGCAAGCGTCGAAGGCGTCGTCGCACGCGGGCAAGGCATCGCCGCGAGACACCAGGGTGGGGAGGTCGAACACCGACGAGGCGACGTCGCATGCGGCCGTGATCGGGTCGGCGGCGAGAACGCGCCAGTCGAAGTGATCGGTCAACCAGGCAGCGGGTCCGCCCAGCCCTGCGCCCACATCCATGACTCGTGCACCCGGTTCGAGGCCGGCCGACTCGGCCAGCCAGGCAAGCAGTGCAGGATTGCCCGACCCTCGGCACGCGGCCGCAATCGCCTCGGCCCGGTCGAGGGCAGCCAGCCTTCTTCCGGCTTTCGCAAACGCCGATTCGAACTCGGCATCGCTCATCGCAGTCCCCGCGCGACCGTGGCCATGATCTCGGCTCGTTCCACGAGGCCGCCGTCGCCGGCCGACCCGGAGAGGTTCACCGCGGCGAAGTCGCCACTCTCGAGGAGCTCGGCGCCGAGCGCGATGGCCGCGTCGATGCCGGTGCGATGCGGATCCTCGGATTCCAGGATCGAACGCACGAGGCCGGTGGGCAGCTCGAGGCCGGGAAAGCGGTCCAGCGCATCGGCCGACCGGTGATCGGTGATCACCGGGACCGGGGCGATGAGGTCGAGGTCGACTCCCGCAACTCGGCACTCGTGGGCGAAGTCGGCGAGCCGTCGAGGACCACCGGCGTGATTGAGGATCGCGACGGAGGCCCCGGCCCGTTGCTTGGACAGGACCCGCCGCGCCCGCCAGTCGGTGGGCGGGCTCGCTGGACTCTCGGCCACCGACACCCGACCCGAACCCGCAGCGAGCGCGGCGAGCGCGGTCCCGTCGAGCCGGTAGTCGGGGTTGACGTCGAGTCCGAGGCGAGCGGCCGGATGGTCGCCGGTGACACAGTGCACGGCGGCGACCCGAGCGTCGCGGAGTGCCTCGATCTCGGCACTCAACTCGTCGCGAGTTCGATCTCGGCACGTGACGGTTGCGATCACCGGCAGGCCATGGGCCGTGACCGCGCCCGCCACCGTCGCCGGACCGTGCGGAGTGAGGTCGTCGACGTGTTCGCCGATGAGAAGCCCGGCACCGGCGGCGGCCAACGGGCGGGTCGCCTCGGCGATCTCCCAATCGAGTGTTGGATCGGGCCGGAAATCGACCCAGACGCGCGCTGCGAGCCGAGCTGCGTCCGCCGGCCGGTCACGTGGCGTGTCCGCCGTCGGGCTCCACATCGGCAGGGCCGGAAGGTCGCAGAACGGACAGCGACGACCGTCGACCTCGCAGGTCTCGTCGGCCCGCACTCCCCCACAGGGGCCGAACGTCATCGCTTTCGGACACCCGTTCATGACGTCATCCGCAGCGAATGGGCTCCCGCCGTCGCCATCGCCGTGATGGGGATGGCAACGAAGGCGCCCATGATGCCGCCCAGCGCGCCGCCGATACCGAGGGCGACGAGCACGACCGCCGGGTGCAGGTTCACCTGTCGCCGCATGACCATCGGCATGATGATGTCGCCCTCCAATTGCTGGATGGCGAGTGTCACGGCGGCGACGAGAATGGCATCGACCGGTCCGTTGACCACCAGAGCGACGAGCGTTGCGAGCGCCCCGGCCAACGTCGCACCCACGATCGGGAAGAAGGCGGCAAAGAAGGTGAGAACCGCCAGGGGCAGCACGAGAGGCACACCGATGAGCCAGAGCGCGATCCCGATGGCGACGGCGTCGACGAGACCGGTGATCGCAACGCCACGCATGTAACCCGACAAGGCCGAGAACGCGGCGCTGCCCGCCTCGTCGATCGCGGCTCTTCGATCAGACCGAACCCGATCGACGAGCCAGCGCCACATCGTCGGCCCGTCCTTCACGAAGAAGAAGAGCAGCACGATCGTGAGGAAGATTCCGCCGGCGACCTCGGTGACGAGTCGGACCCGTCCTGCGTCGATGGTCGTGAAGCCATCGGTGAGTGCACCCTCGACCTTGTTCTCCAATTCGGTCACGTCGCTCGTCGACAGATCGAGGGGGCCGTCGCGGAGCCAGGTCCGCACCTCGGTCCGCACATCGTCCCACTCCGCATTGTCGACCAGCTCGTTGTTGATGCCGGTCGCCGTGAACCAGCCGACGCCACCGATGAGCGCGACGAGCAGCAGCAACGTCACCCAGGCCGCGACGATCCGCGGGACTCGACCCCGGGTGAGCAGGTCCGTGAGCGGGGCGGCGAACGCGGCGAGCGAAAGCGCGATCAGAACCGGGAGCAGGACGATACGGAGCCGACTGAGCATCAGCAGCAGCACGACGACGCCGGCACCGATCACGAGGAGTCGCCACGTCCAGCCGGCCCCGCGATCGAGCCAGCTCGGTACCGGCCAGACACGGCCCGGACGTTCGTCGGAGGCCACCGCGTCGCCGGCCGGTCTGTTCATGCGCTCGCGTGGTCGTCGTGCAACCGCAGACGACGAGACATCGGGAACACCAGCCAGAGGGCGACGGACAGGGCCAGGAACACGCCCGTCATCGCAATCGCGGCAGCGGATCCGAAGACGAAGGAGACAACTGCGGCCAGGCCGGCAGCGATCGACACGCCGAGCGCCCCGAGCCCGGCGAGCTTCAGCCTGATCGCCACCGCGATCCGATCTTCGCGGTCGCGACGATCACTCAGCCGGTGATAGGCCACCGGGGTGATGAGGAATACGAGACCGGCGGTACTCGCGATCAGCGCGATCACGTACAGCAGGCGTTCGGTGTCGTCGAGATCGGTGAAACCGCCGGAGAAGGGTGCGGTCAACAGGAAGGCGAACAGGACCTGGAGGCCAGGGAGGACGACGCGCAACTCATCGATGAGTTCCTGGTACCGCTCGCGCAACACCCCCTCGTCATCGTCCTTCTCCGCCTCTTCGTGCGAGCCCATACGGACGGTGCTTCCCCCGCCGCACCCTCGGCAAACCACTGGTCGGAGTGGGCGGGCGAACCTGCCACCTAGGGATAGGCGATGGCAGGCCGGATGATCTTGCCGTCGAGGAAACCCTCGATGTCCGAGACGGCGTCACGGTAGAAGATCTCGTACGTGTTCGCGGTCACGTAGCCCATGTGCGGGCTGATGATCAGGTTGTCGAGCCCGAGGAACGGGCTGTCGGAGGGCAGCGGCTCGACGCTGAACGCGTCGAGCCCGGCCCCGGCGATGGTCCCGGCCGCCAGCGCCCGGGCGAGCGCGTCCTCGTCGACGATCGGGCCCCGGCTGGTGTTGATCAGGTAGGCGGTCGGCTTCATCGAGGCCAGTTCGGCCTCGTCCAGGAGACCTCGGGTGCGGTCGGACAGCACGAGGTGGACCGTCACCACGTCGCTCGTGGTGAGGAGTTCGTCCTTCGAGACATGGCCGACGCCGGCCTCCCGGCATTGCTGCTCGGTCAGGTTCTGGCTCCAGGCCACGACGTCCATGTTGAACGCCTTCCCGATCCGAGCCACATGGCTGCCGTAGCGCCCGAGTCCCAGGACGCCGAGACGGGCACCGTCGAGGTCACCACCCAGCCTCGTCTGCCATCCACCGGCCCTGACATTGCGATCACTCTGAGGAATCTGTTTGACGCAGGCGAGGATCAGGGCCCACGTGAGCTCATAGGTCGGCGGCAGCGTCGCTCCGGTGCCGCACACATGCACACCACAGTCGCCGGCGGCGGCGAGATCGATCGCCGCGTTGAACGGGCCGGTGGTCACGATCAACTCGAGGTTCGGCAGCCGCTCGATCACCGACCGGGGAAACGGCGTGCGCTCACGCATCACGACGAGGATCTCGTAGTCCTGCAACGCCTGGACGAGTTGGTCCTCGTCACTGACGTGTTCTCGCCACACGTCCACCGACACCCGATCGTCGAGGACCGACCAATCGGCGCTCGTCAGAGCAACGCCCTGATAGTCATCGAGCACTGCGACACGCTTCTCGGTGGTCATGCGAACGCTTCCCCTCGTCGGCCCGAGATTCTGGCTCACGAAGGGGCCAGTGAGCGAAGGCGCTCGATCCGCTCGTCGTCGCCGCCGAGATAGTTGGCCAGGACCCCCAGCACCGCCTCGACGTCGAGGGCGTCGGCCGCAGCCATCTCCTCGAGATCGGCCCAGTCCTTGGTCCGGTTGCAGAAGGCCTTGAACACCGCGAGGTCTCGACAGGCGAGAAAGGGGACCTGCTCGCCGGCGAACGCCTCCACCCGTGCTCGCCCGGCGGCCGCCTCGTGGAATGGTGTCGTGTTGAAGAAGACGTCGACCGGGGTGGCGTCCCACCAGAGCCGCGTCTGACCGTCTCGCTCGATCAGCTGCACATCGGCCGGGGTGACCACGACGCCCGAGGGAAGTGCCGCCCGCACCAGCGGATGTCGATCGGCGGCCACGAAGAGGTTCACGTCGATGTCGATCGTCGCTCGAGCACGCTGCGTGCACCATGCCAAGGCCAGGGCGCCGCCGAACGCGTGGGGAACCTCGTGAGCGCGGAGACACCGATGGATCTCGACGATCCGGTCGACCAGATTCATCAGGCCGGGCCACGTCCGAAGACGGGACACTCGAGCTTGGGCGAATGCCGGGCCGGGAACTCGGCCGCGACTTCGAGGACCGCCCGTAGTTCCTCGCCGCGAGGGAGATCCGCTGCCTCGACCCGCCGATGCAGCGAGACGTCGAGCGCGAATCCGGCCGCGCGGACCACCCGTTCGAGGGTGGCGGTCGTCGGGATCTTCGACCCGGACTCATAGGCCGCAATCGTCGAGTGCGAAGTGTCAGCGAGCGCGGCCAGTGCCCGCAGTGTCATGCCCGAACGCCGGCGGGCGGTGCGAATGGTCGTGGCGGCAGACATGCCAATATGGTATCCGTACGGATACCATATTGTCACACCTTCCCGCCGCGATGCCAGGCCTTCGGCGAACAGATTCAGTGGTCGATCCACCACCGGGCCATGATTCGTGGATGGACGCCGACACACTCATCACCGCTGCGAGCGACGCCACCGGCCTCACCGACTTCGGCGACGACGGCTTTCGGCCCGGACTCGAGGCGCTCATCGAGTCGTTCGAGGCGGAGGCGAAGCCGAACGCCATCGGCGTGCCGACCTTCGAGGCAATCGTCACCGCCGCGCTGTCGACACGGCTCCGGGTGACCGACTACTGGACACGACACCCGGAGCTGGCCGACGAGAAGGTCGTCGAGCCGATCTTCATCATCGGGGTGTCGCGCTCGGGAACAACGGCGCTCAGTCACCTGCTGTCCGTCGACCCCGTCGTTCGGGCGCCCCGCTCGTGGGAGACGAGCGACCCGGTCCCCCCGCCCGAGGCGGCGACCTACGAGACCGACCCGCGCTACCTCGCCGCGGTGGCGGCCGACGAGGAGTCCGTCATCCACATGCTCAATCCTGGCTTCAAGGCGATGCACTACGACCCGCCCGACATGCCGACCGAGTGTGTGACCGTCATGTCGCAGCACATGGTGAGCCTGCTGTTCAGCGCCATGTTCCACATGCCGGGCTACAACGACTTCGTCCTCGGCGTCGACCACGTGCCGACCTACGAGTACCACAAGCGCGTGTACCAACTGCTCCAGTCGCGCCATCCCGGCCGTTGGGTGCTGAAGACGCCGCACCACCCTCTCGCCGTCGATGCCATCGCCGAGGTCTACCCCGACGCCCGCTTCGTGTGGACCCATCGCGACCCGGCCACCTGCATCGCGTCCACGGCCAGCATCTCGTGCGGTTTGGCCAGCACCTTCAGCGACGCCGACCATCGTCTCGGCGCCGGCGAGCTGTGGGCTCGGATGTTGACCGAGATGCTCGAGCGGGCCGATGAC is part of the Acidimicrobiales bacterium genome and harbors:
- a CDS encoding helix-turn-helix transcriptional regulator; protein product: MSAATTIRTARRRSGMTLRALAALADTSHSTIAAYESGSKIPTTATLERVVRAAGFALDVSLHRRVEAADLPRGEELRAVLEVAAEFPARHSPKLECPVFGRGPA
- a CDS encoding sulfotransferase; the encoded protein is MDADTLITAASDATGLTDFGDDGFRPGLEALIESFEAEAKPNAIGVPTFEAIVTAALSTRLRVTDYWTRHPELADEKVVEPIFIIGVSRSGTTALSHLLSVDPVVRAPRSWETSDPVPPPEAATYETDPRYLAAVAADEESVIHMLNPGFKAMHYDPPDMPTECVTVMSQHMVSLLFSAMFHMPGYNDFVLGVDHVPTYEYHKRVYQLLQSRHPGRWVLKTPHHPLAVDAIAEVYPDARFVWTHRDPATCIASTASISCGLASTFSDADHRLGAGELWARMLTEMLERADDARTRHGDRFVDVDYRELVADPLATTAKLYDDLGIELSAEAARRMTAHVSEHRQHRFGKHEYDFADFGLERDALNDRLATYRATYALD